A region of Flocculibacter collagenilyticus DNA encodes the following proteins:
- the pta gene encoding phosphate acetyltransferase, translating to MAPRIMLVPIGTGVGLTSVSMGLVRAMEQKAVNVNFFKPIAQPRKGDTGPERSTEIIRKSSTLTPAVPLKLSYAEQMIGDGRGDELLEEIIGRFESSIESEQIVVIEGMVPTRRQPYAGRVNKEIANALGADVVFVITPGVDTTEQLEDRLEIAASNYGGIKSGKVIGCVFNKVNAPTDEEGRARGDLSEKFDDSQTQAEIDRISSIPLFRKSNFKLLGCIPWNFDLVAPRVKDLARYLNATVLNKGDLEHRRLRSINFCARTVTNMLSHFKPGSLLVTPGDRSDVIVAGCLSVMNGTKVGAILLTGGIEPEPSIMKLCEHAFETGIPLLMTDSDTWKTSILLHNFNLEVPTDDEQRIEKVKNHTAQAINPDWLDSLTQQAVKVRKMSPPAFRYMLTERARNADKTIVLPEGDEPRTIKAAAMCGERKIARTVLLGKKEQIIRIADQQGVMLNDYVSIVDPDSVRERYVKHLVEYRKHKGMTEVVALEQLEDNVVLGTMMLALNEVDGLVSGAVHTTANTIRPPLQLIKTSPDSSLVSSIFFMLLPDQVLVYGDCAINPDPDAEQLADIAIQSADSAEAFGIPPRVAMISYSTGSSGKGADVDKVRKATELAKQKRPDLIIDGPLQYDAAIMKSVALSKAPDSPVAGQATVFIFPDLNTGNTTYKAVQRSADLVSIGPMLQGMNKPVNDLSRGALVEDIIYTIALTAIQANQEKK from the coding sequence ATGGCACCACGTATTATGCTTGTTCCTATTGGGACTGGCGTTGGCCTCACCTCGGTAAGTATGGGGTTAGTACGCGCAATGGAGCAAAAAGCGGTTAATGTAAATTTTTTCAAGCCGATTGCACAGCCACGAAAAGGCGATACCGGCCCCGAGCGTTCAACCGAGATCATAAGAAAAAGTAGTACGCTTACTCCCGCCGTCCCGTTAAAACTTTCTTATGCAGAACAAATGATTGGTGATGGTCGCGGCGACGAATTATTAGAAGAAATTATTGGCCGGTTTGAATCGAGCATCGAGTCAGAGCAAATTGTTGTTATAGAGGGCATGGTTCCCACAAGAAGACAGCCTTATGCAGGCAGAGTTAATAAAGAAATTGCAAATGCCTTAGGAGCTGATGTGGTATTTGTAATTACACCTGGGGTAGATACCACAGAGCAGCTTGAAGACCGCTTAGAAATTGCAGCATCAAACTATGGCGGTATAAAAAGCGGTAAAGTAATTGGGTGCGTATTTAATAAAGTAAACGCGCCTACTGATGAAGAAGGCCGCGCCCGTGGTGACTTATCAGAAAAATTTGATGACAGCCAAACACAAGCCGAAATTGACCGAATAAGCAGCATTCCGTTATTTAGGAAAAGTAATTTTAAACTACTTGGCTGTATTCCTTGGAATTTTGACTTAGTAGCCCCTAGGGTGAAAGATCTTGCACGTTATTTAAATGCAACAGTGTTAAACAAGGGCGATTTGGAGCACCGACGCTTACGTTCAATTAATTTTTGCGCCAGAACCGTAACGAATATGCTAAGCCACTTTAAACCTGGCTCGTTATTGGTCACTCCAGGGGATCGTAGTGACGTAATCGTTGCTGGTTGTTTATCTGTAATGAATGGCACCAAAGTTGGCGCAATTTTACTAACGGGAGGAATAGAACCTGAACCAAGTATTATGAAACTGTGTGAACATGCTTTTGAAACTGGCATACCATTACTGATGACAGACTCAGACACTTGGAAAACCTCTATTCTGCTGCATAACTTTAATTTAGAAGTGCCAACTGATGACGAGCAGCGTATCGAAAAAGTAAAAAACCATACTGCACAAGCAATCAATCCAGACTGGCTTGATAGTCTGACTCAGCAGGCAGTGAAAGTGCGAAAAATGTCGCCGCCGGCATTTCGATATATGCTAACAGAGCGTGCCCGCAATGCAGATAAAACTATTGTTTTACCTGAGGGTGACGAGCCTAGAACAATCAAGGCTGCTGCCATGTGCGGCGAGCGAAAAATTGCGCGAACCGTATTATTAGGCAAAAAAGAACAAATTATTCGAATTGCCGATCAACAAGGGGTGATGCTAAACGATTATGTATCCATTGTTGACCCTGATTCAGTTAGAGAAAGGTATGTAAAACATTTAGTAGAGTATCGAAAGCACAAAGGCATGACTGAAGTTGTTGCACTTGAACAACTTGAAGATAATGTTGTGCTTGGCACTATGATGCTTGCACTCAATGAAGTGGATGGTTTGGTGTCAGGTGCTGTACACACCACGGCAAATACTATAAGACCTCCACTCCAATTAATAAAAACATCACCTGACAGCAGTTTAGTTTCATCAATATTCTTTATGCTGTTGCCAGATCAAGTTCTAGTGTATGGCGACTGTGCTATTAATCCAGATCCAGATGCAGAGCAATTGGCCGATATCGCGATTCAGTCTGCTGACTCTGCTGAAGCATTTGGTATTCCACCACGTGTTGCCATGATCAGTTACAGTACAGGTAGCTCTGGAAAAGGTGCAGACGTCGATAAAGTACGAAAAGCAACCGAGCTTGCTAAACAAAAAAGGCCCGACCTTATCATTGACGGTCCACTACAATATGATGCCGCCATCATGAAAAGTGTGGCATTAAGTAAAGCACCTGACAGCCCAGTTGCAGGGCAAGCAACGGTATTTATTTTTCCAGATTTGAACACAGGCAATACAACCTATAAAGCAGTGCAAAGAAGTGCCGATTTAGTGAGTATTGGCCCAATGCTGCAAGGTATGAATAAACCCGTAAACGACTTATCTCGCGGCGCCTTAGTTGAAGATATTATTTATACTATTGCGTTAACGGCAATACAGGCGAATCAAGAAAAGAAGTAG
- a CDS encoding acetate kinase codes for MTETYALVLNCGSSSFKFAIINANTGESALSGLAECLGSEEARIKWHYQGEKQQENLTKNAAHQEAITSLVNIIKSNHLESQLSAVGHRVVHGGEKFTSSVVITDDVLSTISDMARLAPLHNPANLIGIKAAQRAFPTLPQVAVFDTAFHQTIPECAYLYALPYNLYEEHGVRRYGFHGTSHYYVTEQAAKILNKPTSEINVISAHLGNGCSVTAIKNGQSVDTSMGLTPLEGLVMGTRSGDLDPGLFNYLTQQLSYSAEQVDALLNKKSGLLGLSTLSNDCRTLEEAMEQGNTQATLALTVFCYRLAKYIASYTVPLGKLDAVIFTGGIGENSAFIREKVLSLLTIFGFEVDNNANLAARFGAQGCITSATSPLALVIPTNEEWVIAKDALSLAHSTNH; via the coding sequence ATGACTGAAACTTACGCTTTAGTTCTTAACTGTGGTAGCTCTTCTTTTAAATTTGCCATAATTAACGCCAATACTGGCGAGTCTGCATTGTCTGGGCTTGCAGAATGCTTAGGCAGTGAAGAGGCGCGAATAAAGTGGCATTACCAAGGCGAAAAGCAACAAGAAAACCTTACTAAAAATGCGGCGCATCAAGAAGCCATTACGTCGCTAGTCAATATTATCAAAAGTAATCATTTAGAAAGTCAGCTTAGTGCGGTAGGCCACAGAGTCGTCCACGGTGGCGAAAAGTTTACTTCATCAGTAGTGATTACCGATGATGTACTCTCTACCATTTCTGACATGGCTAGGTTAGCTCCGCTTCATAATCCAGCAAACTTAATTGGGATAAAAGCTGCGCAACGTGCCTTCCCTACTCTTCCACAAGTAGCCGTATTTGATACTGCATTTCACCAAACTATTCCTGAATGTGCATACCTTTACGCCCTTCCCTACAATTTATATGAAGAACATGGCGTTCGCCGGTATGGCTTTCATGGTACGAGCCATTACTATGTAACGGAACAGGCAGCTAAGATTTTAAATAAACCCACGTCTGAAATTAATGTAATCAGTGCCCATCTGGGTAATGGCTGCTCGGTCACTGCGATTAAAAATGGTCAGAGTGTAGACACAAGCATGGGGCTCACCCCTTTAGAAGGGTTAGTAATGGGAACCCGTAGTGGCGATTTAGACCCTGGCCTATTCAACTACTTAACCCAACAACTTTCTTATTCTGCTGAACAAGTGGATGCTTTACTCAACAAAAAAAGCGGTTTACTTGGATTATCAACATTAAGTAATGACTGTCGCACACTGGAAGAAGCGATGGAACAAGGTAATACACAAGCAACACTTGCACTTACTGTTTTTTGTTATCGTTTAGCGAAATATATCGCCTCCTACACAGTGCCGCTTGGCAAACTGGATGCTGTAATATTTACAGGTGGAATTGGTGAAAATTCAGCGTTCATTCGCGAAAAAGTGCTTAGTCTGCTTACTATTTTTGGTTTTGAAGTAGACAATAATGCAAACTTAGCTGCGCGTTTTGGCGCACAAGGCTGTATTACTTCGGCCACCAGCCCACTAGCACTGGTAATTCCCACCAATGAAGAATGGGTAATTGCTAAAGATGCATTATCGCTGGCACATTCTACTAACCATTAA
- the yfbV gene encoding terminus macrodomain insulation protein YfbV: MPKSLMSLIRDGQSYSKMWPMRSELATYFPEYRVIKATQFAINVLPMVAVMSVFIQYQYLGTEYLPQAITFALFILSIPVQGLLWLGKRSNTLLPPSTALWYKEVYQKMKEQGCQLSTAKARPKYIELAMLLKRAFDEMDKAFTKDLF; encoded by the coding sequence ATGCCTAAGAGTTTGATGTCACTTATAAGAGATGGTCAGTCTTATAGCAAAATGTGGCCAATGAGAAGTGAGTTAGCAACGTATTTTCCGGAATACCGAGTTATTAAAGCAACTCAATTTGCAATTAACGTGTTGCCTATGGTGGCAGTGATGTCGGTTTTTATTCAGTATCAGTATTTGGGCACTGAATATTTACCACAAGCAATTACCTTTGCTTTATTTATTCTTTCAATTCCTGTGCAAGGCTTGCTTTGGTTAGGTAAACGTTCGAATACGTTATTACCGCCTAGTACGGCGCTTTGGTATAAAGAAGTTTATCAAAAGATGAAAGAGCAAGGCTGTCAGTTAAGCACCGCAAAGGCGAGACCGAAATACATTGAGCTAGCCATGCTGTTAAAGCGTGCCTTTGATGAAATGGACAAGGCTTTCACCAAAGACTTATTTTAG
- the rlmA gene encoding 23S rRNA (guanine(745)-N(1))-methyltransferase, translated as MTDIVQTKLSAPHYRCPLCKEPLSLIENSFKCSNNHSFDKAKEQYVNLLPVQQKNSLQPGDDKSMVLARRTFLSLGYYDKLRVEVINIIKSTLSKHDQSNEATNLLDLGCGEGFYTALFSKELQQLNSSSTAYGIDISKSAVKYAAKRDKQSHYCVATNASLPFNDGFADIITNVFAPIDATECARILKPKGELVRVSPGPKHLIELKSEIYDTPRLHKATTEPEGFKQTDNVQVSYQIALTDPQAIEALIDMTPFAWKISTENKKRLLNEQALSLSLDFVIDVYQVA; from the coding sequence GTGACCGATATAGTCCAAACCAAACTCAGTGCACCACATTATCGTTGCCCGTTATGTAAAGAGCCTTTGTCACTGATTGAAAACAGTTTCAAATGCTCGAACAATCATAGTTTTGATAAAGCGAAAGAACAATATGTAAATTTACTGCCTGTGCAGCAAAAAAACTCTCTGCAACCGGGTGATGACAAGTCAATGGTGCTGGCAAGAAGAACATTTTTGTCGTTAGGTTATTACGATAAACTTCGGGTTGAAGTAATTAACATCATAAAAAGCACTTTATCAAAGCATGATCAAAGTAATGAAGCTACTAATTTATTGGACTTAGGGTGTGGCGAAGGGTTTTATACCGCACTTTTCTCTAAAGAGTTACAGCAACTCAACTCTAGTAGTACAGCATATGGCATCGATATTTCAAAATCAGCCGTAAAATATGCCGCCAAACGCGACAAACAAAGCCATTATTGTGTGGCTACCAATGCTAGCCTCCCGTTTAATGATGGTTTCGCTGACATAATAACTAACGTTTTTGCGCCTATTGATGCAACAGAGTGCGCACGTATTCTTAAACCAAAGGGAGAATTGGTGAGAGTGTCGCCCGGCCCTAAACACCTTATTGAATTAAAGTCAGAAATTTATGACACTCCTCGGCTACACAAAGCAACCACGGAACCTGAAGGCTTTAAACAAACTGATAATGTTCAGGTAAGCTATCAAATCGCGTTAACCGACCCGCAAGCAATTGAAGCATTAATCGATATGACACCGTTTGCGTGGAAAATATCTACCGAAAACAAAAAACGCTTGTTAAATGAACAAGCGCTTTCATTGTCATTAGATTTTGTGATTGATGTCTATCAGGTTGCGTAG
- a CDS encoding energy-coupling factor ABC transporter permease yields MVNELNIFHIASLIIYIVFVVKAQKPNLISSLVQDSNGTNRLFAAVAVTAVLWSFDAGIYPLLSVHLLASTVTTLMFGWRLALIVQLTVIVLLVLTGQIAWQHAGMTGLSDSVVTVGLSYFIYMLSYHYLPRHFIVYVFVCGFFAAACSMIAHMLFTTTYLVLLNDYFGQYDWPIIRDNYLILTLLTWFPEAFLNGMLVTLLVVYKPDWMSTFFDSEYLNNK; encoded by the coding sequence ATGGTGAACGAGTTAAATATTTTTCATATCGCGTCATTAATCATTTATATAGTTTTCGTAGTTAAAGCACAAAAACCTAACTTGATTAGTTCGCTAGTGCAAGACAGTAACGGTACTAATCGGCTGTTTGCTGCCGTTGCTGTAACTGCCGTACTGTGGAGTTTTGATGCTGGTATATATCCTTTACTAAGCGTGCATTTGCTTGCATCTACCGTTACAACACTGATGTTTGGTTGGCGATTAGCATTAATTGTTCAACTTACCGTCATAGTGTTATTAGTCCTAACAGGACAAATTGCTTGGCAGCATGCTGGTATGACGGGGTTATCTGACTCTGTCGTTACTGTCGGGCTAAGCTACTTTATTTATATGTTAAGCTATCATTACTTACCACGTCACTTTATTGTATATGTGTTCGTTTGTGGTTTTTTTGCTGCTGCATGCTCAATGATTGCCCATATGTTATTCACAACCACTTATTTAGTGCTACTTAATGACTATTTTGGGCAGTACGATTGGCCTATAATACGCGACAATTATTTAATCCTGACATTACTTACTTGGTTTCCAGAAGCATTTTTAAATGGCATGTTGGTAACATTGCTAGTAGTTTACAAGCCCGACTGGATGAGTACGTTCTTCGATTCTGAATATTTAAATAATAAATAA
- the rnhA gene encoding ribonuclease HI has product MLKDVKLFTDGSCLGNPGPGGYGAILFYKGHEKELARGYELTTNNRMELLACIEGLKVLKERCNVTLTTDSQYVRQGITSWIHGWKKNGWRTSSKQPVKNVDLWKALDAESQKHNIQWNWVKGHSGHPENERCDELARNAAESSTLIPDEGYIS; this is encoded by the coding sequence ATGTTAAAAGACGTGAAATTATTCACAGACGGCTCTTGTCTTGGAAATCCTGGCCCTGGTGGTTATGGGGCTATTTTATTTTATAAAGGGCATGAAAAAGAGCTTGCTAGAGGCTACGAGCTAACGACGAATAATCGTATGGAGTTACTAGCATGTATTGAAGGTCTAAAAGTATTAAAAGAGCGCTGCAACGTAACGCTAACCACAGATAGCCAATACGTCAGGCAAGGAATTACCAGCTGGATCCATGGTTGGAAAAAAAATGGATGGCGAACAAGCAGCAAACAGCCGGTTAAGAATGTAGATTTATGGAAAGCATTGGATGCGGAGTCACAAAAACATAATATCCAATGGAATTGGGTAAAAGGGCATTCTGGTCATCCTGAAAATGAACGCTGTGATGAATTAGCTAGGAATGCCGCTGAGTCTAGTACGTTAATACCTGATGAAGGTTATATTTCCTAA
- the dnaQ gene encoding DNA polymerase III subunit epsilon, whose protein sequence is MSHRQILLDTETTGIDPKQGHRIIEIGCVELVNRRFTGNNFHCYVNPQRFIEEEAIGVHGITNQFLQDKPVFAQVATAFFEYINGAELVIHNAPFDVGFMDHEFKLFNPSWGQTTDYCTVVDTLTMARKLHPGQKNNLDALCRRYGIDNSHRMLHGALLDSEILADVYLSMTGGQKKLKLNHGDENQSGEEAGIRRLDSNRAPLKIIKATNDELLAHESRLDIVENKGGSCLWRAVPDN, encoded by the coding sequence ATGAGTCATCGCCAAATATTACTGGATACAGAAACAACAGGGATAGACCCAAAACAAGGTCATCGTATTATAGAAATAGGATGTGTTGAGCTTGTTAATCGACGTTTTACGGGTAATAACTTTCACTGTTATGTCAATCCACAGCGCTTTATTGAAGAAGAAGCCATAGGTGTACATGGTATAACTAATCAATTTCTACAAGATAAGCCTGTATTTGCGCAAGTGGCTACTGCCTTTTTTGAATACATAAACGGTGCTGAACTAGTTATTCACAATGCTCCGTTCGATGTGGGCTTTATGGATCACGAGTTTAAGCTATTTAATCCATCTTGGGGACAAACCACAGATTATTGCACTGTGGTTGATACGCTAACGATGGCGAGAAAGCTTCATCCGGGCCAAAAAAATAACCTTGATGCGTTGTGTCGTCGTTATGGCATAGATAACTCTCATCGTATGCTTCACGGCGCGTTACTGGATTCCGAAATTCTCGCTGATGTTTATCTGTCGATGACAGGGGGGCAGAAGAAGCTAAAATTAAATCATGGTGACGAAAACCAAAGTGGAGAAGAAGCAGGTATTCGCAGATTAGACAGTAATCGTGCGCCATTAAAAATAATAAAAGCGACTAATGATGAATTACTGGCCCACGAATCAAGGCTAGATATCGTTGAAAATAAAGGAGGAAGTTGTTTGTGGCGAGCAGTACCAGACAATTAA
- a CDS encoding TIGR03503 family protein, with the protein MASSTRQLNHQTNRLLSRSRVAWLLILLNVIAFLFIKSVHAQADQSANISPNVKLLGQDLGNQIPLLENRFRIDHEVDEVTMLFFREPGSPPVILVKPDGSKLYATMAVTGEIEWFDDKTYDLIRLKNPTPGPWQAVGQLLPGSKIMVISDIELHAEPLPEILIQGESIKLTGYITNGGERFRAGAIDDVLQLDVNFISTNNADYPNFGADMVKFAQFKDNGKGYDERPKDGVFTGELKLEFPDGEWIPQYIIRMPMFHREIELDPVIVHPSPFKVSVEKTDKADDYHVLTLEVLGDYVDKTSVIFQGKVHYPNNEIQSFSIVEKIEEARTLDIINYDYGVYKVDIQGFGKNANGREFILKLPTFTFNVSPLESDAEANSPEEEAVEEKSEQEAVVPEEPEPETMSLWVIITLVIIGNLVILGIGYVVIRIYILKKPLSFKLPALPKFKKKKKDEEENASSDNKETKKTPEDGKSDDILDLSMPDD; encoded by the coding sequence GTGGCGAGCAGTACCAGACAATTAAACCATCAAACCAACAGGCTACTGTCACGCAGTAGGGTTGCGTGGCTGTTAATTCTGCTGAATGTAATCGCTTTTTTATTCATTAAGAGCGTGCATGCACAAGCTGATCAATCAGCCAATATCTCACCAAACGTAAAATTACTTGGCCAAGATCTTGGCAATCAAATCCCACTACTTGAAAATCGCTTTCGTATAGATCACGAAGTTGATGAAGTAACAATGTTGTTTTTTCGTGAGCCAGGTTCGCCGCCAGTTATTTTAGTTAAACCAGATGGCAGTAAGTTATATGCCACGATGGCAGTAACGGGTGAAATTGAATGGTTTGATGATAAAACGTATGACTTAATTCGTCTTAAAAATCCGACACCAGGGCCTTGGCAAGCGGTCGGTCAGCTTTTGCCGGGTAGTAAAATTATGGTGATTAGCGATATTGAACTGCATGCAGAGCCACTTCCTGAAATTTTAATACAAGGAGAGTCTATTAAGCTGACAGGCTATATTACTAATGGCGGTGAACGTTTCAGAGCAGGGGCAATTGATGATGTATTACAGCTGGATGTTAATTTCATCAGTACTAATAATGCAGATTACCCCAATTTTGGTGCCGACATGGTGAAGTTTGCACAGTTTAAAGATAATGGTAAGGGCTATGACGAGCGGCCTAAAGATGGTGTGTTTACTGGAGAATTGAAATTAGAATTCCCTGACGGCGAGTGGATCCCTCAATATATTATTAGAATGCCGATGTTTCACCGGGAAATTGAACTGGACCCGGTTATCGTTCATCCGTCACCATTTAAAGTCAGTGTAGAGAAAACAGATAAAGCTGATGATTACCATGTACTGACGTTAGAAGTACTAGGTGATTATGTTGATAAAACCTCAGTGATCTTTCAAGGCAAAGTGCATTACCCTAACAACGAAATACAAAGTTTTTCTATTGTTGAAAAAATTGAAGAAGCTCGCACCCTAGATATTATTAATTATGATTACGGCGTGTATAAAGTAGATATTCAAGGGTTTGGTAAAAACGCCAATGGCCGTGAGTTTATCTTAAAATTACCTACCTTTACTTTTAATGTGTCGCCATTAGAGTCTGATGCAGAAGCAAATTCTCCTGAAGAAGAGGCTGTAGAAGAAAAAAGTGAGCAAGAAGCAGTTGTCCCTGAAGAGCCAGAGCCAGAAACAATGAGTTTATGGGTAATTATTACATTGGTCATAATTGGTAACTTAGTCATATTAGGTATCGGTTATGTAGTAATAAGAATTTATATACTAAAAAAACCACTTTCTTTTAAATTACCCGCCTTGCCAAAATTCAAAAAGAAGAAAAAAGATGAAGAGGAAAATGCATCTTCTGACAATAAAGAGACTAAAAAAACACCAGAAGACGGTAAATCTGATGATATTTTAGACCTTTCGATGCCAGATGATTAG
- a CDS encoding Rossmann-fold NAD(P)-binding domain-containing protein, which yields MALNILSTFFCSKASVNRDKVGGSITNVPSTALRTCAPFECVDDAESESESDEAMDSVAKGLALELVDRSISVIVRTQIL from the coding sequence ATGGCTTTAAATATACTAAGTACATTTTTCTGTTCTAAAGCATCCGTTAATCGCGACAAAGTAGGTGGTTCAATTACTAATGTACCTTCTACTGCGTTAAGAACTTGTGCGCCTTTTGAGTGCGTTGATGATGCGGAATCAGAGTCAGAATCTGACGAAGCAATGGACTCAGTAGCGAAAGGGCTTGCTCTAGAATTAGTTGACAGGAGCATCAGTGTTATTGTGCGCACTCAGATTTTATAG
- a CDS encoding response regulator, whose product MTVSFASDINILIIDDQPLAQSYMRYSLESLGYRNVAIAEKAERAIRLSRERNFDLMICSFNLRHGKDGYQLYEELKSKKLIKLTTAFVFISAETDTSLVHSVVELQPDDFLAKPFTLKELGSRLDRVLNRKHILRPIYQFIDSENYSAAIRQIDDFLENETYAKLLPLLLRLKGDILLRIFDWPSAITFFESILEVQKFAWARIGLVEALVNNQEDERAMLHLKQMIERPETKLIAYDMLSQLQFKNKEYEEAFNHLQIAAQMSPRNLYRQEKLLNLSRITHDYEAQFKTSKDIVKFAKHSMHEQPSIYLNVARASIDYAQTCFEEDTVRILRHATDYLAEMKKNFPNADTEEQITCLTARLLYLKDEKVKAKQLIHQVMNQDEAPIESIEDELDKAKALHELGFHDKSKQLFERIEEYCLSTQTGSNGLTEYIQQEKQQREEITETPKELNNKAVNLYSHGKYNEAFNAFLLAFKVMPKNTSICLNLLQTICDAPNINVNAEDVHHLIERCINVIDDVGLNDEQTLRYNKLTERLKDKANIPFSSINVTV is encoded by the coding sequence ATGACCGTTAGCTTCGCCTCAGACATTAACATTCTCATCATCGACGATCAACCGCTAGCTCAAAGCTACATGCGTTATTCGTTGGAAAGTTTGGGGTATAGAAATGTGGCTATTGCTGAGAAAGCTGAGCGCGCGATCCGTTTATCAAGAGAGCGTAATTTTGATTTGATGATCTGCTCCTTTAATCTTCGCCATGGTAAAGACGGCTACCAACTTTATGAAGAATTAAAATCAAAAAAGCTGATCAAACTCACCACTGCATTTGTTTTTATTAGTGCCGAAACTGATACCAGCTTAGTTCATAGTGTCGTTGAGCTTCAACCAGACGACTTTTTAGCTAAGCCATTCACGTTAAAAGAACTTGGTTCAAGACTTGATCGCGTACTTAACCGCAAGCACATATTACGACCAATTTACCAATTTATTGATAGCGAAAATTATTCTGCGGCAATTCGACAAATTGATGACTTCTTAGAAAATGAAACATACGCCAAGCTACTCCCTCTCCTACTTCGCTTAAAAGGTGATATTTTATTAAGAATATTTGACTGGCCCTCAGCGATTACTTTTTTTGAAAGCATATTAGAAGTACAAAAATTTGCTTGGGCAAGAATTGGGTTAGTAGAAGCATTGGTGAATAATCAAGAAGATGAACGTGCAATGCTGCATTTAAAACAGATGATCGAGCGTCCTGAAACAAAGCTGATTGCATACGATATGCTAAGCCAACTGCAATTTAAAAATAAAGAATATGAAGAAGCATTTAATCATTTGCAAATTGCAGCACAAATGTCACCCCGTAACTTATACCGCCAAGAAAAACTCCTTAACTTGTCGCGAATAACGCATGACTACGAAGCGCAGTTTAAAACGTCTAAAGATATTGTGAAATTTGCTAAGCACTCAATGCATGAACAACCCTCAATTTATCTAAACGTAGCCAGAGCAAGTATTGATTATGCTCAAACCTGCTTTGAAGAAGACACAGTTCGAATTCTAAGACATGCCACCGACTATTTAGCAGAAATGAAAAAAAACTTTCCAAATGCTGATACTGAAGAGCAAATTACCTGTTTAACTGCTCGCCTACTTTATTTAAAAGACGAAAAAGTAAAAGCAAAACAGCTCATTCACCAAGTGATGAATCAAGATGAAGCGCCTATCGAATCAATTGAAGATGAACTTGATAAGGCTAAAGCACTTCATGAACTTGGCTTTCACGACAAATCCAAGCAACTATTTGAACGTATAGAAGAATACTGCCTCAGCACACAAACAGGTAGTAATGGCTTAACAGAATATATTCAACAAGAAAAACAGCAGCGCGAAGAAATTACCGAAACACCCAAAGAGCTTAATAATAAAGCCGTTAACCTATACAGCCACGGTAAATACAACGAAGCATTTAATGCGTTTCTGCTGGCCTTTAAAGTAATGCCCAAAAATACCAGTATTTGCTTAAACTTATTACAAACAATTTGTGATGCACCCAACATTAACGTGAATGCAGAAGATGTTCATCACTTAATTGAACGCTGCATTAACGTGATTGATGATGTTGGCTTAAACGATGAGCAAACGTTGAGGTACAATAAGTTGACTGAGCGCTTAAAAGATAAAGCTAACATCCCATTCAGCAGTATTAATGTGACCGTATAA